The genomic window acacacacacacacaaacaaaatcttgacctatatactaaaatatatatcataaccaaaagaattatatatagcCTGGTCCATTGAGCAGACAAGATAGAGCCAGATAGAGTGTGCCAAAAAGCCATCACTTGCAGCCTTCCTGCTCAAACAGGTCATCATTCCCTGCAACAAGATCTAGCACCCACCAAGAACGAAGGGGATCATTTAGTGAATTAAAGTTCTAAGCATCATTGTTGCCTACATAAAGGGATCTGTCTCTTGCTTCTCATAAACAAAGTAGGGCTctattaacaaatatttaaagAGGACGTATGTTGAGCAAAAGCAAAGCATAAGGAAAacagtttattattattattattattgaagaagCTGAGAATTGGTTGATAATGGAAGTTTGGGACCACCAATTATATACATGCATGCCCACAAATACAAATTGCAGTATGGGGCTGTTGTCCTACAAATCTAGCCTCGCCCTAACAACTACATACACTATCCTATAGTGCCCTAAGAACCGCAACAAACCCTAGTACCCTATTGTCTGGCTTCGCCACGCCATGGATTAGAAGGAAAGCCCTTAACGTGTTTAATCATTGCTTTACCCCTTTCTCCCCCTCTCCCACGCAGGGTAGATTGACGACATCTGCTTAATTCTCTTTCAAGATACCTCCAATAAAGAAACAGCCAGGGGCTACACAGCTGAGCAAAGTTTCTAGACGTGGCAGAGGTCCggtaacaaagaaacaaaatcgGACTACAGTGGCGCTCTATATTCATAGTGGCAGAGCCAGATTGTAGGGTGACCAAGTTGGAGATGTCACAAAGGTTGGTATCCCTCTCTACTCTTTATGAATTGGCTTGAAGCGTACGGGATTAGTGGTATATTTAACATGCACCAAATGCTTGCTCGCATGAATTGTCAGAGCTGATGGATTTTTTAACTGAGGGAATATGAATGAATCAAGTTAGGCAaacaggtttttctttttctttctttctgctaCAAAGGAAAAATGAGAACCCGAGAAAAGTGGAAGGTCCTGAGATGAAGAAATGGATAAAATGAGGTGATTCTCATGATCAACATCTACACTGTTCGTGAAGGGCTTTCGGAAAATGATTCTCAAATCCCATGTTGATTGGTTAACTTCATTAGTCATGATATTGGACTCATTTGAGAGCGATTTTTACTTGTAGGAATGTGAAAGAAATAGCTACGATGATCtcgaaaaaaaaatctgcaaaAGGAACTCCAATGTGACTAAAAGCGGGGAAACCAAAGACTAGCTTTGAAGAATAGCAGGCACAAATCATACAAAAGGGAGATTCTCGAAGAAATCCCAACAATGGGGAGCAGACACCAGTaacaaaaaattgattgaactaCGCATATAAATGGAACATCCACAAATCATGACGAATCCAGGTGAAAAAAGTACTAGGCAACTTATCATAACTTTAAATTTGTAGCTTAAAACTACCTAGTGTCCTATCCTTGCAAATTTACATCTTTCATGAACATGTATGTGATCCACGCACTTCCTTCTAAAATGTGGTTTTCTCATGGGGAAGCTTGATGGGCTGGAAAATATTATACTACTGAAGTACCATTGCAGCATATTAAAAACTCAAACTTCCAAGGAGCACATAAAAATTCTGCATATCAAAAAACAGCTACTTTGTGGACGATTCATTACACTATGAAAATAAATCTAGGATATTGAGCTCCTAAAGAATCTAATGCACTGAAATGATCCATCATTGCTAGTATTTCCCCTACTTTTGTGGCCCCAGTTAACTACCATACTATTAAGCTGCAGTCTGGTTATTCAAATGCAGATTACATCAAATCTCTAGCTTCATAAACCTCACTGTGCTCTAAAACGAACTCTCAAGCTAACATATTCTCCTAGCTTTCTTTATATTGCACAAATTACACAGCTAAAACACCCACGGCATTGTAAATCTGATGTTGATTGCAATGAATTTGCAAGGGAtgaataatagaaaataaatataacaccTGTTATGATATTGTATATACAGACTTGTATCAAGTTTATGTCATAacttttaacattttcttttgttgtttctttctctctcctcttagATGATTTTCATGTGACATCCCATGCACTTGAATATGATGTCTATATATATCTAAGCTATACATACTCTAACAGGCTTCTTcaattaacaaatttttttgcTCTCGTAAATTTAAAGCTGTGCAATCAAGGCATTTTTCTTGTTGGAACTCGTTGAAGTTTTGACACTACATGTATGATCATGTCTTTTGTACCATGCAAGACAAACTTCTAATAAGAACAACTTCactgaaacaacaaaaatccaGAACCCATAAATGAAGGCAACAATAAATCTCTTAGCAGGTAAGCTCAATATAATAGAACACATTCCAACTTCTTCCCATCAGTCTCCCCTAATTGATGCAAGAGATATTGTCATTCATACAACACAATTTCTCTGATGCAAGAGAATATTGCCATATCAAGTAGAACCTtgatgaaatgaaaacaaaGTTTGTTGAACATTAAGACATTGCACTTACGTAAGATGAGAACTTATTTTCTAGCATGTGATTTACAAGTGCAAGTAGATACAATTCTTTTGTTCTAGCTGACTTTATCATTACACTGTtcttatttaaatgatttttgttcAAACGGAATTCAGCAAAACAAACTGTAAGTCAATGACAAATAGTATTGTATAACTCAAACCCATTTCCTTCTATAACATATTCAGCATTTGTCATTGCAAAGGTGTTTCTGAAATGTTCCCGTAGAAAGTATGTTCTATAGGCAATCTAATTTCAAATTTATGTTTAGACGGTTTAGAACCAACTGGAAGTTCATTTCCAATTACAATTTCTAGTCAAATGACATTTAAGCCACCATAACTTTCCAACCAAGGAAAACTAATCCTCCAAAGGGTCTTATTTGGTATAAAATTCCTCAAATAGCTAGTATACAAAGTATAACAGCAGAGTTGtacttttatcatttaaaattgcACACTAGCCTTGGCCTTTTGCATAATTATTTGATGGGCAAAAATGTAAGATTTGATTAGAAAGATTGGGAAGGTGACTATGCCTTTGCTGTGGAAGGTGACTATGCCTTTGCTTCAAAATGAAACataaatatagataaataaatggTTTAGCAttatttcaaactaaaagggattgtattaaaaataatatccacCGGTGCTCTTATGTTGTTTTAAAGCGTGTGGTTTACATTTGATCTTCAATTGATGTCGCTCAAGCTACTGCATTGTGCGAGAGCTACATTTAGTAGCAATAATGCAGAAAGCATGTGGCTAGTCTAATTATGTGTCAGCACtaaatgaaaacaaactgtGGATCACCTAAAATGGTACTGTACAGgtaatgaaaagaagaaatcattttcaagaaacaagACTTTATTGGGAAGAGAGAAATCCTAACTGTAGAGGCAAGCAAATATGTAGTGATAATGAAGAGGAGAGACCATGTCATGGGTCAGAAAGCTTCTCAACCTCcgagttttcctcacaaaatccttttttttaaaacataatcaaGATTTCAATGAGAAAGTCTTATAACATGCAAGAATctctaaatataataatatatatagtttcttGCAGGGGCATTAAACAAGAGCAGTAGACAAGAaatatttccaattttatcaTCAAAGTCACATCTATTAACGTccattctaattaattaaagaatttatttgTATAATTATATCAAACGAGCAAGTATTTCAACATAGAGAGAGTaagaaggaagagagaaaaccactacacatttttcttttctttaccttTTGAACTTGAATGTTTTGCTTATTCATGCATGGCTGGCAACGCCCATACCGCgtcaagaaaatagaaaaaaaatagaaagaatgaaATTGGTTTGGTCTTTCTGTTCGGTCCAAACAAAGACGAAACCCAATTTTCGATTCAATTTCAAACCGGCAAACTTACGGGTAAACAGGGAAAAAGTCAAGTTCAAGTCCAAAACTAACGTAATGGAATCAAACCCAGATgacaaaacataatatataacacaaacaaacaagaaaacaagaaacatgCCATCACTACATTAATACACTGCCTCTTTACTTGCTTTCCTTTCTTGTCCTAACACGAGAAAGAAACTTTAGATATCTTCCGcataaaagaaaggaagaatgtgagagagagaaaaagaagaagaataataacttagcattgaaatttgcacaaaaacaagaacatgtTAAGCATTGCCTCTCATCAGTCCtcattcttccttttttctttttttccttaactcCTACTTGAATGGATGTGTCAAATTTACTTCTCTTCTTACTACattttatcatcatcaaatattttttttggccaAAAGTACATGGAAAAAAAGAGCTCGCtaatataaaagagagagaaaagacgAGAATGACGTTGTGTGTTTTCATGATCTTGGATTCGGAAAGAATTGCGTACCAGCCATGAAAGTGTTAAGTGGGGCGGGATATAAAGAGGAAGGATCAAGAAATGAAGCTGTAGTAGACGCCACCGttacaccaccaccaccaccagtaGCTGAAATTGTGGCAGATGTTGTGGCTGTGCCAGCTGCGATTAAATTGAGTGGCTGtactccaccaccaccaccagaaGATGTCTCACCAGGTGCCAAGTAGTTGCTTTCAGGGCCACGATCATAAAGAACTCCTTTAAACACATGCCCTCCAATGTTTACGGCAGTTTGATAAGCTAACATCTCCTCGCTTTCATCAATGCCACTCACTCTAACACAACGAAATAATGCCGGAGAGCTCACTTCTGCTGGGAAATTCCCAAGTTCTAACCCTAAACCAAAGAAAGCCACAAAGAACCCATTAAAATAGATTACATtagattttgattaaattagtactgagataaaaaaaaaatgggatttttataaaattatattttatgtatatGAAATGGCACGCAAAAGCAAGAAAGAACAAACACATgctcatatatattatatacgcAGATATCAATCAACACACAGAAAGAGGAAAAATAGTTTCTTCCCTGTGAATCTACTCGTCAGGATTACTTACTAACAGTATTCATACAaggaaaagttaaaaaacagcTGATGGGGTTTATCATGGAGGCCCATTTTCATTACACAAGCAATCGATatggcctctctctctctcaagattCTCTGTAAGGGCGTGTGTGCCTCTGAATTCTTCTAAAGAGTGAATCTTCAGAATTGTGAGTGACTCGTTTCACTTGAAAGACAGGAAGGGAAAGTAAAGGAAAAGAGACATTGCATAGACATAGTGTATATAGATATTGTCTTTACCTGACATGTTATTAGCCAAGTGAGTGCAAGCAAGAGAAGAAGGGCTTGGATTTTCTCTCTGTCGTTTAGGATTCTCTCCGCGAATTTGCagttgttgctgttgctgctgctggaaAATAGTTAATTGATGCTGTCTTTCACGGCGTTTAGAGGCAGGAACCCAAGTGCTTTTCACATGGGTTTGACACTCAAATCCTCTACTCTTACAACAAGTCCTACACCTCATGTGTACACAATCTTTCTTTGCTTGGTTGCCACAATCTTGGCAACTTATGCTACCTCCTACTCCAGAACCAACAGGCCTCATCATCATgaaagctgctgctgctgctgatctTGATGAGGATTCATCAGAGATGTTGATTGAAGCTCTACTGGGTCCTACACCTAAACCAACAGCTGACGAGTAGAGATCTTGCTG from Populus trichocarpa isolate Nisqually-1 chromosome 5, P.trichocarpa_v4.1, whole genome shotgun sequence includes these protein-coding regions:
- the LOC18099234 gene encoding protein SHI RELATED SEQUENCE 1 codes for the protein MAGLFSLGRDSSSSGNNQEQQQNNNNSNPPNEIPQENWFCYRSEDNSYKGFELWQQHHHHQELLHQRHQNPQQDLYSSAVGLGVGPSRASINISDESSSRSAAAAAFMMMRPVGSGVGGSISCQDCGNQAKKDCVHMRCRTCCKSRGFECQTHVKSTWVPASKRRERQHQLTIFQQQQQQQLQIRGENPKRQRENPSPSSLACTHLANNMSGLELGNFPAEVSSPALFRCVRVSGIDESEEMLAYQTAVNIGGHVFKGVLYDRGPESNYLAPGETSSGGGGGVQPLNLIAAGTATTSATISATGGGGGVTVASTTASFLDPSSLYPAPLNTFMAGTQFFPNPRS